A segment of the Prochlorococcus marinus str. MIT 9215 genome:
TAAGTCCATATCTGCTCATTCTGTGATCTAGTTCTTCTTTAGAGAATGGACCATAACTACTATTTATCCAATTTCTTGCTTCATCCTTACCTTGTTCTGAGTAGATTTCAATAAATTCCTTTCTCAATTCATCATCTTTGAGAATATCTGCATTTGATCTTGCGATCGCTTCTGGTGCAAATTGAATAGCTCCCTCACCTGAATGGAATTGTTTTGTGACAGCATCCAGAATCGTTTGGTAACTAGGTTTTGTATGGTAAACCCTTGTATGATTAGCCATTCTGAGGGCATCTTTTTCAGGATCTATTCTCCAATTACCGTTTTCATCTTGACTCCATAGATTTTCTTTTGCCGATGCCGCCTCACTATCATCTGAGGCAAATTGTCTCATACCAGCACTTCTTCTTATATTTCCAGCAACTATGGTTACTGCAGCTTCATCAATTAATAAACAGCACTCTACTGTACTTAATTTCCTGCCAATTGCTTTTCCAAGAAGTGATGCGACTCTAGAGTAAAGATCTTTCAATTTAATGGGATTTGCCATACCACCAAAACCTTTTAATGATTCTCCAGCAGGCCTAATATCTTCCAAATTAATATGAACATCAATTTCTCTTTCGAGACTTTTGTTACTTGATGCCTCAAGAAGATATTTATAGCTATCTACCCAACCTCTTCTGCTATCACCAACTTTGATATAAAGATTTTTCCCTTTGATTTTTAATGATGAATTTTCTTCTCTTTGATCTTTAGGAGTTATTCCAACTTCACTAACAGATTTAATACTTATTTTATTTACTACTTCAGGCAGATTATTTATAAAATGAGGTTCAATTATTGCACCTGTTCCACATCCCATCATTGCTAAGTCCATCATCAAAGCAAAGGCTTCCCAATCAATTAAGTTTGTTGAGGTACAGTTATATGCTCCTGAGAAATTTTGGTTCTTATTAATCCAAGGGGTTCCACCTATCCATAACCATCTCCCTGAAGGTTGGGCTTTTTGGTTACTTTGCATCTCTCTCATTAGGATCAATTCTTCCTCAGAAAGTTTTCCTAGTTCTTTTAATCCCGATAAATTCCTTTCACCAACTTCGCTCCAATTTTCCCTTCTCCCTGATGAAGTTTTTCTACTGTAAGATCTGAAAAAAACAGGATAAGCAGCTGGCGCAGTCTTTGGAAAATCATCTTTTTTAAGATTATTGGAATTGCTCTCTGAAGAAGCTTTATTTGGTGCAACAGTCACGATAAAAAACGTATGTAAATAACCCGCACTGGAAGAATAACTCTACCTGTGGCGTCTGCAACCATTCTTACCACTATTTAACGGTTTGTGTAAAATTATGTTTAATATGAAATCTTTTTTTAAGAAAGGATATGGAAAGAATCCCTGAACCTGAATTAATGGTAGAAAAAGAGCAGGTCATTTCTTATGACGAAGCTGATTTTTCAGAGGGGGAAGTTAATCTAATTAATCAAATAAATTATTATCTTTTGAGAAAAAATATTTTTTTAGGTGAAAAAGATTTAATAGTTGATTTAGGTTGCGGCCCAGGGAATATTTCTGAGAAGTTAGCAGTAAAATGGCCTAATACTGAAGTGGTTGGAATAGATGGTTCCAAAGAAATGATTTTGAGAGCAGAATATAATAAATGTATTTCTACTAATCAAAAAAAATTAAAAAATTTACGCTACATTTGTTCTGACATCAAAGACATTAAATCAAATAATTTTTTACTTAAAAAAAGAATTAGTTTGCTTGTAAGCAACAGTTTGATTCATCACATTACCAATCTTGAAGATTTCTTCAAGACCATAAGAAGTTTGTCTAGTAATATCACTGTAAATTTTCATAAGGACTTAAAAAGACCGTTAAATGAAAAGTCTGCTTTAGAACTCAAAGCAAAATGCTCAACTAAATATAATGAGATTTTAACTAATGATTATTATGCATCTTTAAAAGCTTCGTATACTTTTAAAGAATTAAAAAATTTCATTTTAGAGAATGATCTATCTTCTTTGGATGTGTTTGAAGAAGGTGATAATTATTTAATAGTCTATGGTAATGTTTAAGAAATAAGTGAAACGCCCTTAATATTATATAAATGATCTTAGATACTAAATTTTTAAATAATAAAGAAATACTGGATGCGGTAAATAAAAGAAGAAATTTTGCTATTATTTCACATCCAGATGCTGGGAAAACGACTCTTACTGAGAAGCTTCTTTTGTATGGAGGTGCCATTCAACAGGCGGGAGCAGTAAAAGCAAGGGGTAATCAGAGAAAAGCTACCTCAGATTGGATGGAACTTGAAAAACAAAGAGGTATTTCTATTACATCAACTGTATTGCAATTTGAATATGAAAGATCAGTAATCAATCTATTAGATACACCCGGACACCAAGATTTCTCCGAAGATACTTATAGAACATTAGCAGCTGCTGATAATGCAGTTATGTTGGAAGATGCGGCTAAAGGACTAGAACCTCAAACTAGAAAATTGTTTGAAGTTTGCAAGATGCGAAAAATACCAATATTTACTTTCATAAATAAAATGGATAGACCAGGCAGAGAGCCATTTTCTTTACTTGATGAAATTGAATCAGAACTTGGATTAAATACTTTACCTATTAACTGGCCAATTGGGAGTGGCCAGGAATTTAGAGGGGTTATTGATAGATTTTCGAGAGAAGTGATTTTATTTGATAAAGCCGTGAGAGGGAAACAATCGAATGAGAAAAGATTAAGTCTTGAAGATAAAGAGCTATCAAAATATGTAGAGAGAGATTTACTTGAAAACTCTCTTGAAGAATTGGAAGTTCTTGATGAGGCAGGATCGAAATTTGAAAAAGAAAAAGTTTTTAATGGCTCTTTAACACCAGTCTTCTTTGGATCTGCCATGACTAATTTTGGTGTAAGACCATTTTTAGACAGTTTTTTAAAAATGGCGCAAAAACCAACTTCAAGAAATAGTAATAAAGGGGATATTGAACCTGCAAGCGATGTATTTAGTGGGTTTGTTTTTAAACTTCAGGCAAATATGGATCCAAAGCATAGAGATAGGGTTGCTTTCATAAGAGTTTGTAGTGGAAAATTTGAAAAGGACATGTCAGTTAAACATTCCAGAACTGGGAAAACAATCAGATTATCAAGACCACAAAAAATATTTGGGCAAGACAGAGAAGTAGTTGATGATGCCTATCCTGGAGATGTTATTGGCTTGAATAATCCAGGTATGTTTTCTATAGGAGATACTCTTTATACTGGAACTCATTTGGAGTATGAAGGTATACCATCATTTAGTCCTGAAATATTCAGCTGGCTAAGAAATCCAAATCCCTCAGCATTTAAAAACTTTAGAAAGGGTGT
Coding sequences within it:
- the nrdJ gene encoding ribonucleoside-triphosphate reductase, adenosylcobalamin-dependent gives rise to the protein MTVAPNKASSESNSNNLKKDDFPKTAPAAYPVFFRSYSRKTSSGRRENWSEVGERNLSGLKELGKLSEEELILMREMQSNQKAQPSGRWLWIGGTPWINKNQNFSGAYNCTSTNLIDWEAFALMMDLAMMGCGTGAIIEPHFINNLPEVVNKISIKSVSEVGITPKDQREENSSLKIKGKNLYIKVGDSRRGWVDSYKYLLEASSNKSLEREIDVHINLEDIRPAGESLKGFGGMANPIKLKDLYSRVASLLGKAIGRKLSTVECCLLIDEAAVTIVAGNIRRSAGMRQFASDDSEAASAKENLWSQDENGNWRIDPEKDALRMANHTRVYHTKPSYQTILDAVTKQFHSGEGAIQFAPEAIARSNADILKDDELRKEFIEIYSEQGKDEARNWINSSYGPFSKEELDHRMSRYGLNPCGEILGNDFHCNLAEVHLNQIDPENLEEQKKAFQAAALSVACLLNHEFEVERYRKSREYDPIVGVSFTGLFDFCVHAFGTPWLKWWEAGRPNSEEGKAFKEKEAKFLDSWRKIVKETVWEYCDKHNLRRPNRCTTVQPAGTKSLLTGAAPGWHPPKAQRFIRRITFRKNDPIALACMDYGYSVVPSQSDKDENGCLLDNPFDPRCTEWLVEIPTEVSWANIEGADQIDINNFSALAQFDFYMQVQKFYTEHNTSATIEFRENEIEDLSRAIHNAIENNEGYISAALLARFSANATFPRLPFEPISKEEYISLQNKLIERKVNNDFFDALNKYDVGELSEAGPAGCDSDKCLLPLAKPKD
- a CDS encoding class I SAM-dependent methyltransferase — encoded protein: MERIPEPELMVEKEQVISYDEADFSEGEVNLINQINYYLLRKNIFLGEKDLIVDLGCGPGNISEKLAVKWPNTEVVGIDGSKEMILRAEYNKCISTNQKKLKNLRYICSDIKDIKSNNFLLKKRISLLVSNSLIHHITNLEDFFKTIRSLSSNITVNFHKDLKRPLNEKSALELKAKCSTKYNEILTNDYYASLKASYTFKELKNFILENDLSSLDVFEEGDNYLIVYGNV
- a CDS encoding peptide chain release factor 3, whose amino-acid sequence is MILDTKFLNNKEILDAVNKRRNFAIISHPDAGKTTLTEKLLLYGGAIQQAGAVKARGNQRKATSDWMELEKQRGISITSTVLQFEYERSVINLLDTPGHQDFSEDTYRTLAAADNAVMLEDAAKGLEPQTRKLFEVCKMRKIPIFTFINKMDRPGREPFSLLDEIESELGLNTLPINWPIGSGQEFRGVIDRFSREVILFDKAVRGKQSNEKRLSLEDKELSKYVERDLLENSLEELEVLDEAGSKFEKEKVFNGSLTPVFFGSAMTNFGVRPFLDSFLKMAQKPTSRNSNKGDIEPASDVFSGFVFKLQANMDPKHRDRVAFIRVCSGKFEKDMSVKHSRTGKTIRLSRPQKIFGQDREVVDDAYPGDVIGLNNPGMFSIGDTLYTGTHLEYEGIPSFSPEIFSWLRNPNPSAFKNFRKGVNELREEGAVQILYDFDESKRDPILAAVGQLQLEVVTHRLKSEYGVDANLESMPYQLARWVSDGWTPIEKLGRIFNCKIVKDSWNRPVILFKNEWNLNQFVEDNNQLNLNKVAPVVSGVEPIVL